In Monodelphis domestica isolate mMonDom1 chromosome 4, mMonDom1.pri, whole genome shotgun sequence, one DNA window encodes the following:
- the LOC100021078 gene encoding olfactory receptor 51I2-like — MTQETKSHYLLNLNSSQFQPPFFLLTGIPGLESAHTWISIPLCIMYLIALLGNSIILFIIKTTPSLHEPQYIFLSMLAATDIGLSISTLPTVLNVFLLNQREIEFHCCLAQMFFIHTFSSMESAILLAMAFDRSVAIRNPLRYTVILTYPRIVGMGLVAVVRGVALMAPLPILLKRLPFCKNIILSHCYCYHPDVMKLACGPVRVNIIYGLTLVLCSFGVDSVFIVISYVLILKTVMSIASNEGRLKALNTCVSHIVTVFIFYVPLIILALIHRFGTFTSPLFHVTMANLFLFLTPVLNPLVYSFKTKQIRSVLQKAFMTRGS; from the coding sequence ATGACTCAGGAAACAAAGAGTCACTACTTGTTAAATTTGAATAGTAGCCAATTCCAGCCACCCTTCTTCCTTTTGACAGGCATCCCCGGATTGGAGTCAGCACACACCTGGATTTCTATCCCTTTGTGCATCATGTACTTGATTGCTTTACTTGGGAACTCTATCATTCTCTTCATCATTAAGACCACTCCCAGCCTTCACGAACCTCAATACATCTTCTTGTCCATGCTGGCAGCTACAGATATTGGCCTTTCTATATCCACATTGCCAACAGTGCTCAATGTCTTCCTTCTCAACCAGAGGGAGATAGAGTTCCACTGCTGCCTGGCACAGATGTTTTTCATTCATACTTTTTCCTCTATGGAGTCAGCAATCCTGTTAGCCATGGCATTTGATCGCTCTGTTGCCATTAGAAACCCATTGCGCTACACTGTGATCCTTACCTATCCTCGGATTGTTGGGATGGGACTAGTGGCTGTGGTGAGGGGTGTGGCACTGATGGCGCCTTTGCCTATATTGCTCAAACGGCTACCCTTCTGCAAGAACATCATCCTCTCCCACTGCTATTGCTACCATCCTGATGTCATGAAGCTGGCCTGTGGACCTGTCAGAGTCAACATTATCTATGGATTGACTCTTGTTCTTTGTTCCTTTGGTGTTGACTCTGTGTTCATTGTTATCTCCTATGTCTTGATCCTGAAGACAGTTATGAGCATTGCTTCCAATGAGGGTCGTCTTAAGGCCCTCAACACTTGTGTCTCCCACATAGTCACGGTCTTTATCTTCTATGTGCCACTCATTATTCTGGCCCTAATACACAGATTTGGAACATTCACTTCACCTCTATTTCATGTCACTATGGCCAACCTTTTTCTATTCCTAACTCCAGTCCTAAATCCACTGGTTTAtagttttaaaaccaagcaaatcCGCTCAGTCCTGCAGAAAGCATTCATGACAAGAGGCAGTTGA
- the LOC100021046 gene encoding olfactory receptor 51G2-like: MLSLNHSNTTFLLMGLPGLEEMYIWLSIPLCVMYIVAVAGNSLILWVVKSETILHQPMYYFLSMLAMTDLGLSFSTLPTMLTIYLLGHREVEVDACLAQLFFIHTFSVMESSVLLSMAFDRFVAICNPLRYTTILPSSRVAGLGLAIVVRSIGLHVPAPIMLKKLPYCHTGHLSHSYCLHPDVMKLACADTHVNSAYGLFVVLSTLGMDSMLIVASYVLILYAVLTIASQTERLKALNTCVSHICAVLLFYTPMIGLSMIHRFGKQASPCIRVLLSYLHFLMPPMVNPIVYTIKTKQIRQRIFHFFQSSGAKMRIRQEH; this comes from the coding sequence ATGCTGTCCTTAAATCATAGCAATACCACATTCCTCCTGATGGGCCTCCCAGGCCTAGAGGAAATGTACATCTGGCTCTCTATTCCATTGTGTGTCATGTATATAGTTGCTGTGGCTGGAAACAGTTTGATCCTCTGGGTGGTAAAATCAGAAACAATTCTTCACCAGCCAATGTACTATTTCCTTTCCATGCTGGCCATGACTGACTTAGGGCTCTCCTTTTCCACACTGCCTACCATGCTAACCATCTACCTGTTGGGCCACCGGGAAGTTGAGGTAGATGCATGCCTAGCCCAGCTGTTTTTCATCCACACTTTTTCAGTCATGGAATCCTCTGTGCTTCTCTCCATGGCTTTTGACCGTTTTGTGGCCATCTGTAATCCACTGCGCTATACAACCATTCTGCCCAGCTCCCGAGTTGCTGGCCTGGGCCTTGCAATTGTCGTCCGTAGTATTGGGCTACACGTCCCTGCTCCTATCATGCTAAAAAAGCTCCCCTACTGCCATACTGGTCACCTTTCCCATTCTTATTGCTTGCATCCAGATGTCATGAAGCTTGCTTGTGCTGATACTCATGTGAATAGTGCTTATGGGCTCTTTGTGGTACTCTCCACTCTTGGCATGGACTCTATGCTTATTGTGGCTTCCTATGTGTTGATCCTCTATGCTGTACTCACCATTGCTTCCCAGACAGAGAGACTTAAGGCCCTGAATACATGTGTCTCGCATATATGTGCAGTGCTACTCTTCTATACACCCATGATTGGCCTGTCCATGATCCATCGTTTTGGAAAGCAGGCTTCACCATGTATCAGGGTACTGCTCTCCTATTTGCATTTTCTCATGCCACCTATGGTCAACCCCATTGTCTATACTATCAAGACAAAGCAGATACGTCAGAggatcttccatttttttcagtctAGTGGAGCCAAAATGAGGATTAGGCAAGAACATTGA